One part of the Flavobacterium johnsoniae UW101 genome encodes these proteins:
- a CDS encoding four helix bundle protein translates to MSKFKSFEEINSWQKSRIFNKKIYLITENSNFKKDFDFVRQIRRASLSISSNIAEGFERNTDKEFIYFLYVAKASAGEVRSQLYLAFDLEYIIKEEFEMLLESITEISKLLSGFIKYLSPKS, encoded by the coding sequence ATGAGTAAGTTCAAATCTTTTGAGGAAATAAATTCTTGGCAAAAATCTCGAATCTTCAATAAGAAAATATATTTGATTACCGAAAATTCTAATTTCAAAAAAGACTTTGATTTTGTTAGACAAATAAGACGCGCATCACTTTCTATATCGTCAAATATAGCAGAAGGTTTTGAGAGAAATACAGACAAAGAGTTTATTTACTTTTTATATGTAGCCAAAGCATCCGCAGGAGAAGTAAGATCTCAATTATATTTAGCTTTTGATTTAGAATATATTATAAAAGAAGAATTTGAAATGCTTTTAGAATCGATAACAGAAATATCGAAACTATTAAGCGGTTTCATTAAATATTTGAGCCCAAAGTCATAA
- a CDS encoding serine hydrolase domain-containing protein, protein MKKFLKVLLLVVVLAFLYFGFTTYPKLDLISGFSAKSVASGHFIDNRPLDLIQKTDNDINLVDLAKNSIDDAGKYAISSVYGLKERKAIYREGLGATLINDDFDVSKPYLLPKRTKLENNLPFPYGDNEPKDTSFSNVDYSKLKKAVDNAFDKTGGRIKRTRAVVVLYKDKLIAEKYDTGFNKDSKILGWSMTKSITSSAFGVLAKQGKIDIYKPAPVVEWKNDERKNITLNDLLHMNSGLEWEENYSTICDATKMLFQAEDMGKVQLDKPAQFKPNTHWNYSSGTTNLLSLILRRQFKTQQEYLDFWYSAVIDKIGMNSMIVEQDMSGTFVGSSYGWATPRDWSKFGLLYLHKGNWNGEQILDESWVKYTATPTNTSDGKYGAQFWLNAGGKFPDVPRDMFYCSGYQGQMVAIIPSKDMVIVRMGVREEEPGFDFNGFLKEVIASIGK, encoded by the coding sequence ATGAAAAAATTTCTCAAAGTACTTTTGCTTGTTGTGGTTCTTGCTTTTTTATATTTTGGATTTACGACTTATCCAAAGCTTGATTTAATTTCAGGTTTCTCTGCCAAAAGTGTTGCGTCTGGGCATTTTATAGATAATCGCCCGTTGGATTTAATTCAGAAAACCGACAATGATATCAATTTGGTTGACTTGGCTAAAAACTCAATTGATGATGCTGGAAAATATGCCATTTCTTCTGTTTATGGGTTAAAAGAAAGAAAAGCGATTTATCGTGAAGGATTAGGAGCGACTTTGATTAATGATGATTTTGATGTTTCAAAACCGTATCTGCTTCCAAAAAGAACGAAATTAGAAAACAATCTTCCTTTTCCTTATGGAGATAATGAACCAAAAGATACTTCATTTTCTAATGTTGACTATTCGAAACTAAAAAAAGCAGTTGATAATGCTTTTGACAAAACAGGTGGAAGAATTAAAAGAACTCGCGCTGTTGTAGTTTTATATAAAGATAAATTGATTGCCGAAAAATACGATACAGGTTTTAATAAAGATAGTAAAATTCTGGGTTGGTCAATGACAAAAAGTATCACAAGTTCAGCTTTCGGAGTTTTGGCGAAACAAGGGAAAATTGATATTTATAAACCTGCTCCAGTTGTAGAATGGAAAAATGATGAGCGTAAAAATATTACGCTTAACGATTTACTTCATATGAATTCTGGTTTAGAATGGGAAGAAAATTATAGCACAATCTGCGACGCAACAAAAATGCTTTTTCAGGCCGAAGATATGGGTAAAGTGCAATTGGATAAACCAGCACAATTTAAACCCAACACACATTGGAATTATTCGTCGGGAACAACCAATTTATTATCCCTGATTTTAAGAAGACAGTTTAAAACCCAACAAGAATATCTTGATTTTTGGTACAGCGCTGTAATCGATAAAATCGGAATGAACTCGATGATTGTGGAACAAGATATGTCGGGAACTTTTGTAGGTTCGTCTTACGGGTGGGCAACACCAAGAGACTGGTCAAAATTTGGATTGTTATATCTTCATAAAGGAAACTGGAATGGCGAACAAATTCTTGACGAAAGTTGGGTAAAATATACTGCAACTCCAACAAATACTTCTGATGGAAAATATGGGGCGCAATTTTGGTTAAACGCTGGAGGGAAATTTCCAGATGTTCCTAGAGATATGTTTTATTGCAGTGGTTATCAAGGTCAAATGGTGGCGATTATTCCGTCAAAAGATATGGTAATCGTGAGAATGGGAGTAAGAGAAGAAGAACCGGGATTTGATTTTAATGGGTTTTTGAAAGAAGTGATTGCTTCTATTGGGAAATAG
- the sufD gene encoding Fe-S cluster assembly protein SufD → MDLKEKLVSSFMAFEERVDVHSDLHDIRTNALKNFENKGFPTKKEEAWKYTSLNAILKNDFTVFPKQENAIEFNQVKKYFLHEIDTYKLVFIDGVFSSHLSSTTHDGIDVCLMSSALTKPKYKMVIDTYFNQIASKDDSLTSLNTAFAIEGAFINIPKKKVADKPIEIMYFSTGNEAALMVQPRNLVIVGENSHVQIIERHQSLNENPVLTNSVTEIFAQKRAIVDYYKIQNDNNEANLIDNTYVSQQQESHASVHTFSFGGNLTRNNLNFYHYGERLTSTLNGISILNDKQHVDHYTLVNHAQPNCESFQDYKGIFSDRSTGVFNGKVLVEKEAQKTNAFQKSNNILLSDKATINAKPQLEIFADDVKCSHGCTVGQLDETAMFYMQSRGIPKKEAKALLMYAFSNAVIESIKIPELKQRITKIIATKLGVNLGFDL, encoded by the coding sequence ATGGATTTAAAAGAAAAATTAGTATCGTCTTTTATGGCTTTTGAAGAGCGTGTCGATGTACATTCAGATTTACATGACATACGCACAAATGCTTTAAAAAACTTCGAAAATAAAGGTTTCCCAACCAAAAAAGAAGAAGCTTGGAAATATACATCGCTAAATGCCATCTTAAAAAATGACTTTACGGTTTTTCCTAAGCAGGAAAATGCAATCGAATTCAATCAGGTAAAAAAATACTTTTTACACGAAATTGATACTTACAAATTAGTATTTATCGATGGCGTTTTCAGTTCGCATTTGTCTTCTACAACGCATGACGGAATCGATGTTTGCTTGATGTCATCGGCATTGACCAAACCAAAATATAAAATGGTTATTGATACCTATTTCAACCAAATTGCAAGTAAAGATGACAGCTTGACCTCATTGAATACTGCTTTTGCAATTGAAGGTGCTTTTATCAATATTCCGAAGAAAAAAGTGGCTGACAAACCAATTGAGATTATGTATTTCTCAACAGGAAATGAAGCTGCATTAATGGTTCAGCCAAGAAATTTGGTTATTGTGGGTGAAAATTCACATGTTCAAATTATCGAGCGTCACCAAAGTTTGAACGAAAATCCAGTTTTAACAAACTCTGTTACTGAGATTTTTGCTCAAAAACGTGCCATTGTTGATTATTATAAAATTCAAAATGATAATAACGAAGCGAATTTAATTGACAACACTTACGTTTCACAACAACAAGAAAGTCACGCTTCTGTTCATACATTCTCATTCGGAGGAAACTTGACACGTAACAATTTAAACTTTTACCACTACGGAGAAAGATTAACAAGTACGTTAAACGGAATTTCGATCTTAAATGACAAACAACACGTTGATCACTATACTTTGGTAAACCACGCACAACCAAACTGCGAAAGTTTCCAAGATTATAAAGGAATTTTTTCTGATCGTTCAACAGGAGTTTTCAACGGAAAAGTTTTGGTAGAAAAAGAAGCTCAAAAAACAAATGCTTTCCAAAAAAGCAACAACATTTTGTTGAGTGATAAAGCTACAATCAACGCAAAACCTCAATTAGAGATTTTCGCTGATGACGTAAAATGTTCTCACGGATGTACAGTTGGACAATTGGATGAAACAGCAATGTTCTACATGCAGTCACGCGGAATCCCGAAAAAAGAAGCTAAAGCTTTATTGATGTACGCATTCTCAAATGCCGTTATCGAAAGCATCAAAATACCTGAATTAAAACAAAGAATTACTAAAATCATTGCTACGAAATTGGGCGTGAATTTAGGATTTGATTTGTAG
- a CDS encoding aminotransferase class V-fold PLP-dependent enzyme — protein sequence MLDIQKIRADFPILSQTVNGKPLVYFDNGATSQKPQVVIDAEVKYYQEINANIHRGVHTLSQLATDAYEVARGKVKDHINAKHAHEVLFTSGTTHGINLVANGFASILKPGDEVVVSSLEHHSNIVPWQMLCEKTGAVLKVIPINDNGELIIEEFDKLLSDKTKIVTVNHISNALGVINPIKYIIDKAHAVGAAVLIDGAQAVPHLKPDVQELDCDFYAFSGHKMCGPTGTGILYGKEAWLNKLPPYQGGGEMIKEVTFEKTTYADLPHKFEAGTPNIAGGIVLGTAIDYLNEIGFDKIHEYENELLEHATKRLNEIEGIRIYGNTKNKASVVSFNIDGIHPYDVGSIIDKLGIAVRTGHHCAQPIMNFFCIPGTIRASFSFYNTKEEIDQMVDAVKKAQTMLS from the coding sequence ATGCTAGATATTCAAAAAATAAGAGCTGATTTCCCGATACTTTCTCAAACTGTAAACGGAAAGCCATTAGTATATTTCGACAACGGAGCTACTTCGCAAAAACCACAAGTTGTGATTGATGCAGAAGTAAAATATTATCAGGAAATCAACGCCAATATTCACCGCGGCGTTCACACTTTGAGCCAGTTAGCAACTGATGCTTACGAGGTTGCTCGCGGAAAAGTAAAAGATCACATCAACGCAAAACATGCTCATGAAGTACTTTTTACTTCGGGAACAACTCACGGAATTAACTTAGTTGCAAACGGATTTGCTTCGATTTTAAAACCAGGCGATGAAGTTGTAGTTTCTTCATTGGAACATCATAGCAACATTGTGCCTTGGCAGATGTTATGCGAAAAAACTGGAGCTGTTTTAAAAGTTATTCCAATTAATGACAATGGAGAATTAATCATTGAGGAATTTGATAAACTGCTTTCTGATAAAACGAAAATTGTTACCGTAAATCATATTTCAAATGCATTGGGTGTAATTAATCCAATCAAATATATTATTGATAAAGCTCACGCAGTTGGCGCTGCAGTTTTAATTGACGGTGCTCAAGCAGTTCCACATTTAAAACCAGATGTTCAGGAATTAGATTGTGATTTTTATGCTTTTTCGGGTCATAAAATGTGCGGTCCAACCGGAACTGGAATTCTTTATGGAAAAGAAGCTTGGTTAAACAAACTTCCTCCTTATCAAGGCGGAGGCGAAATGATTAAAGAAGTTACTTTCGAGAAAACGACTTACGCTGATCTTCCTCATAAATTTGAAGCAGGAACGCCAAATATTGCTGGCGGAATTGTTTTAGGAACTGCAATTGATTATTTAAACGAGATTGGTTTTGATAAAATTCATGAATATGAAAATGAATTGTTAGAACACGCTACAAAACGCCTTAACGAAATTGAAGGTATCCGAATTTACGGAAACACTAAAAATAAAGCTTCTGTAGTTTCGTTTAATATTGATGGAATTCATCCGTATGATGTTGGTTCTATTATAGATAAATTAGGAATTGCCGTTAGAACCGGACACCATTGTGCACAGCCAATTATGAATTTCTTCTGTATTCCGGGAACAATTCGTGCTTCTTTCTCTTTCTATAATACAAAAGAAGAAATCGATCAAATGGTTGATGCTGTTAAGAAAGCACAAACTATGTTAAGCTAA